The Azotosporobacter soli genomic interval CATTACAGATGGTCTGATCCAAAACGGCATGACACAGGATTCGCTCCATGTTATCCAGCTTCTCGATCAATCGTACCAGGCCGGAGCAAAATAAAACGATAAAAAGCCAGATGCAGCAGCATCTGGCTTTTTTATCGTTTACGGGCCGGCACTTCAACCCATACGGTCGTACCGCCGCCGGGCTGAGAGATAATTTCAAACTCGCCCTGCAACAATTCCACCCGTTCCTGCATACCGTGAATGCCAAGGCAGGGTCTGCCGTCAACCGCTTTATTCAGTATCGTCCGCTCGAAGCCTTTTCCGTCATCTTGCACGCGACAATAAAGACGACGTTGTTTTTTGCCGATGCAAATCCAAACCTGACTGGCCTCGGCATGCTTCGCAATATTAGTCAGCGCCTCCTGAACGATGCGGTATAAAGCGGTCTCGATCTCCGGCAAGAAACGACAACCTGCAACTTCGCTCACATCCAACTGCACATTGATGCCATATTGTTTAGCGTATGTTTCCGCATAGCGCTGCAGCGCCGGTGCAAGTCCGAGATCATCGAGTAAAAGCGGACGAAGCTCTACCGCTAAACGGTGAACCGCATCCAACGTTCCCGCCGCCACCTCTCGCATCGCCAGCACTTTTTCCCGCCACGCTTCCTCCGGCATCTGTTCCGCCAGCAAACGCAAGCCCATTATAATGGAAGTCAATGATTGGCTGGTTTCATCGTGAAGCTCGCGAGATATCTTGCGTCGCTCTTCTTCCTGAACGCGAATAATCTGATTCAGCAGGCTGGACTGCAGCTCTTTTTTCTCCCGCAATGTCTTCAGCAGTAGTTGCTGGCGTTCGTTCGCCTCCAGTGCCGCGGCAACGAAACGGGCTGCCAGTCTGGCATAAGGCGCCGCAGTCTCCGGTTGCCCTGTGACGCCGATGAATCCAGCCCTGCGATTGCGATAACGGATCGCAACGTTAAATCCGCTGCGCACGCCCGGCCATTTTTTCTCATCAGCCTCGCTAACGGAAAATTCTTCGGCCAGACTGCCGGTTAAATGAAGCGCAGCCGCTTCATGCAATTTACCAATTCGTTCCGGACTAAATGAAGCAATAATAATGCCGTCTTCATCGACAATATTTACATTTTTGTTTAATTCCGCTGCAATAATATCCACCAATGATTGGGCGAATTTCGCGTCAAGAATGGGTTCCTTTTTTGCCATACGCAGCCTCCCTTTACTTTACTCCTCTTTTATCATATGGTTTCAGACGTTTAACGTCAATGTATACAGTATCACGGACATTTTTCCGGTTTGTTCAATTGACAAGCACCTTTTTTTCCTTTACAATTAAGTGGAAATTAATAGGGCGTGTAGGATAGAGGCGCGGGTGTCATCAGTATCTTCGGGGAGCAGGCAACAAGGATCCGAAGTGAAAGGGGCAACTGCCGAAGCAGGATATTTTGCCAAAGAATTTCTTGCTGGGCTTGCATCGAACAGATGCTGGACTGTCATCGAAAGCAATACGATGAAGCGCTATCTCACAGCAACGCAAGCTTCGCGTTCGTCGGAATGTGAGAATTGTAATGGTTGTGGGCGTAGAGCCTCGCAACCATTTTTCTTTTTTTAGAAAAGCTCGCACTTATTATTATTTTTACAAGGAGGTATCTTCCATGTCTAACGAAAATTCATTATTGTCGCAAATGATGCCGCAGAAAGAGTCTCTGCGCCGCGACATGAAATCCCGCCATCTGATGATGATCTCTATCGGCGGCACGATCGGCACCGGCCTTTTTCTCGGTTCCGGTCAAACGATCAACCAAGCCGGCCCGCTTGGTGCACTGCTGGCCTATCTGTTTGGCGGCTTCATCATGTATCTGGTCTTGCTTTGCCTC includes:
- a CDS encoding sugar diacid recognition domain-containing protein, coding for MAKKEPILDAKFAQSLVDIIAAELNKNVNIVDEDGIIIASFSPERIGKLHEAAALHLTGSLAEEFSVSEADEKKWPGVRSGFNVAIRYRNRRAGFIGVTGQPETAAPYARLAARFVAAALEANERQQLLLKTLREKKELQSSLLNQIIRVQEEERRKISRELHDETSQSLTSIIMGLRLLAEQMPEEAWREKVLAMREVAAGTLDAVHRLAVELRPLLLDDLGLAPALQRYAETYAKQYGINVQLDVSEVAGCRFLPEIETALYRIVQEALTNIAKHAEASQVWICIGKKQRRLYCRVQDDGKGFERTILNKAVDGRPCLGIHGMQERVELLQGEFEIISQPGGGTTVWVEVPARKR